The genome window ggtgcgtctattgttggttgaaaactattttGAAACCCCATCTTAGGCTTTGGTTAAGTCTTgtgcctttgagaatttatggaatGGATCACTCTTTGGAGTAGGTCttactataagaaaaaaaaaattctattgtGCAAAAAGGTATATCTagacaacttttttaattaattattaaacccatatcagcatataacaaatttttttacaaaattgtgGCGGAAGGATAATATTGATTCGCGAaacctattttcaaggactacattcattgattttcaattttaggaaccatcttgatggtttagatcaatttcaaggaccatttgtgataaaaaaaaaaccaataaatCTTGTGGGGCCCattatgtgccacatcaacacttaaatgaaatttttaacaaaattgtgATGGAATGATCATTTTGATTTGGGACATCAATTTTTAGGGACtatattaattgatttttaagttcagggaccatcttgatggtaaGGGTAAATTTCAGAAACCATTTATGataaaaccctttttttttttttttttttttggtcttgCACACTCAAGGTGGAGAGTGATATGATAAGATCTTCTTTCGTTGGGCCCTCTTGTGAtccaagagttttttttttttttttttttttttttttgtggtcgAAAGTGATCCAAGAGTTCAGTCCACTAACTTCTTAACGAACATATGGGTTGTTGGATTTCAATTTAAATAGATCCAACAGtgataattaagaaaaaacaaaattgattgTTAATTGTTCGAATTGATTTTATAACATTTTTTAAAGGTATcatcaaaatatttaataatCGGATGAATATTTTGTCCACCAACTTATCGATTATTTTTGTGTTCCAAACATACCAATTATTTTCGATCGATCCTTTTGTAGGGTATTTTCATATAcaatccaagaaaaaaaaatcctactTGAAATTGCAGCGAAATGAGACATCTTTGTCTGTAGTAGTATATTATTATAGATAGGATACAATAGGTTTTTGTCACCACAAGCTGACCAActtaaaagcaagaaaaatcCATTCAGAtatcttcacccaaaaaaaaatccattcaATTATAGATGGGATACAGTGGGCCGtctatttcttcttcttggcgAGGGTTGGCTTCTGAACAGTAACCTTGGACGTCCGGGCACTCTCACTGTTCGGTGCAGGAGGGTTGCCTCCGCAGTAAAGCAGGAACGCGACACCGCGAACGGCGTCTGAGTCAACACTCTTTACTAGGACAATACTATTGTCGGCTTTTCGGATCTGAACAGACCCATTATTGATGAAGAGTAATTGATTGGCCGGTACCATCTGGATCTGCTCGGACAGATTAGACCAACTGTTTTCGAGGCTGAGCATTGCAGGGTCCGGCACAGCGGAAGTTCCGTCACGAATGCGGTCGCGGACTTGTCCCTGAATGTACCGGAACCTTGCGGCTTCAGAGACTATTTGAATAATCACAATAAACGCGGCGGCTTGGGAGGATGCAGATTCTGCGTAGCGCAACTGGCTTATTGCGTTATCTAGTTCTCCGGGCCCCAGCGGGATCCGCTCACGCATAGATATGTTCTCATGGATACGTGACCCTGCTGCTCGGTTACGGTTTGTATTCTGTTGTAGTGCCTCCTGGGCAGCTCGGCCAAGTCCGAGGTAGTCCCCGGCGAAGGGCAGTGTAGTCCGCGTGGTGCCGGGGAATAATCTATGGAGTAGAGGCGGATGAGTTGCAGGATCTCGAAGAAAGTAGGAACGAGTACCGGCACAATAACCCACAACGTAAGCGTTCACCACATCGATTGCGACAGTTATTGTATAACCGTCGTAGTTGGTGAGATTAACAAGAACAAAGCGCTGGTCATCCGTCACATCTTGTCTCCGACGCAGCACCGGTATCCCATGTGATGTGGATCCTCCGGCTGTTAGTTGGGCTCGCAGAGCTTCTATGAAAGTTCTGTATGTCGTGGTGGTCGCATTCTTAATGGAGAAGGACAGTGCCATATTATATCAATATGAACAAGGCAGATGAATGTAGCTAAATCTATCGTTTTTCTCTCAATCAGTTTAACCCAGGATTTGTCAAAGTAATacaagtattatatatatatatatatatatatatatatatatatatttcaaagtCGTCTACCAAATATATACTCATCCAACGAATTGACTCGTTCACTCCGACCGCGTATTCAATATTGTTGGCTACCGGAGAAATATATAGTCAAGTCTATAACGCGTCCACTGTTCCATTTGAATGATTAGAAGGACACCatttgttattatataa of Malus sylvestris chromosome 6, drMalSylv7.2, whole genome shotgun sequence contains these proteins:
- the LOC126625509 gene encoding ribosome-inactivating protein cucurmosin-like; the encoded protein is MALSFSIKNATTTTYRTFIEALRAQLTAGGSTSHGIPVLRRRQDVTDDQRFVLVNLTNYDGYTITVAIDVVNAYVVGYCAGTRSYFLRDPATHPPLLHRLFPGTTRTTLPFAGDYLGLGRAAQEALQQNTNRNRAAGSRIHENISMRERIPLGPGELDNAISQLRYAESASSQAAAFIVIIQIVSEAARFRYIQGQVRDRIRDGTSAVPDPAMLSLENSWSNLSEQIQMVPANQLLFINNGSVQIRKADNSIVLVKSVDSDAVRGVAFLLYCGGNPPAPNSESARTSKVTVQKPTLAKKKK